CATTTTTTTGCTGGTTTGCTTCAGTGGATGCCCATCGGAAGTGGCAAGCGTCTAACGAATATCAACCTCACAAACCCGATGAGGTTGTCGTACCTCCTTATCTGATTGATGCACCAGAAACACGTAAGGATCTCGCGCAATACTATGATGAAATCAGCCGCATTGATTTCTTTACTGGCAAAATACTGGATGAACTCGATGCGCAGGGAATCGCTGACAACACACTCGTTCTGTTTTTCGCCGACAATGGTCGTCCTTTCCCCCGGTGTAAAACCAGACTGTATGATAGTGGCATCAAAACACCGTTGATTGTGCGCTGGCCTGCCGCCGTCAAGCCGGGAACCGTGAGCAAGAGTCTCGTCAGCACGATTGATCTTGGCCCGACGTTTCTTGAAGTGGCGGGAGTCTCACCTGACCCGCGCATTCAGGGAGTCAGCTTTCAAAAAGTGCTTAAGCAACCCGATGACAAAGTGCGCGATTATGCGTTTGCCGAACATAACTGGCACGTTTTTAAGGCCCATGAAAGAATGGTCCGCTCGGGAGATATGCTTTACATTCGCAATGCCTGGCCGGAACAGAGGAACCTGTGTGTCGAATCGATTGAATTCCCTTCGGGCGAAGTGCTCTGGGAACGATTCAAGGCTGGCAAGCTGAACGAATTTCAGCAGGATGTCTTTTTGAAGCCTCGACCAGCTGAAGAACTCTATCTGGTCACAGAAGACCCGCATCAGTTTCAGAATCTGGCTTCGAAACCGGAGTATGCTGCCGACTTGACCCGACTCAGGAAGGTGCTGGATGAATGGACTGCGGAAACGGGGGATACCGTTCCCGAGAATCCGACGCTGGACCGGAATCAACGACCGGGGAAGCCAGCGCCGCCCGAGTTTGAACATCGTGAAATGCCCGGTGACGCCAGGCAGGCGACGACGATCAATACACCGGGACCGATTCTGGCTCCGTAGTGGAATTGATAGTACGGCGGCCGCTCGATTTGTAACGCCTGCTTTGTTAAGATGGCGAATCTGCTTTAGATCTACTAACAACACTGAGACTTTTTTTGGAGAGAAAACATGACACGAACTCGCGTATTAGGAATCAGTATGGCTGTCCTGGCGGCTGTTTGTCTGACAGGCAGCGTTCAGGCGGGTGACAAGTCCGGCTGGGTGAATCTGTTCAATGGTAAAAACCTCAATGGTTGGGT
This genomic interval from Gimesia alba contains the following:
- a CDS encoding sulfatase family protein, whose translation is MLHVQMRLWNSLLCLVCVVLLASASEAANKPAPSRPNIIMIFADDVSWNDLGCYGHPSIRTPNLDRLAKEGLRFDNAYLTTSSCSPSRCSVITGRYPHNTGAPELHTPLPEGQVLFPQLLQDAGYYTVISGKQHMGPYALTAFDHVSKGKGPGREADWVPILKKRPKDKPFFCWFASVDAHRKWQASNEYQPHKPDEVVVPPYLIDAPETRKDLAQYYDEISRIDFFTGKILDELDAQGIADNTLVLFFADNGRPFPRCKTRLYDSGIKTPLIVRWPAAVKPGTVSKSLVSTIDLGPTFLEVAGVSPDPRIQGVSFQKVLKQPDDKVRDYAFAEHNWHVFKAHERMVRSGDMLYIRNAWPEQRNLCVESIEFPSGEVLWERFKAGKLNEFQQDVFLKPRPAEELYLVTEDPHQFQNLASKPEYAADLTRLRKVLDEWTAETGDTVPENPTLDRNQRPGKPAPPEFEHREMPGDARQATTINTPGPILAP